Proteins co-encoded in one Marmota flaviventris isolate mMarFla1 chromosome 9, mMarFla1.hap1, whole genome shotgun sequence genomic window:
- the Pcnx3 gene encoding pecanex-like protein 3 isoform X8 codes for MGSQVLQILRQGVWASLTGGWFFDPHQSTFSNCFHLYVWIFLLTFPFLLYMVLPPSLMVAGVYCLVVAIIFTTIKTVNYRLHAMFDQGEIVEKRNSTMGEQEEEPAQGDSSLPRDPGVEMTVFRKVSSTPPVRCSSQHSVFGFNQVSELLPRMEDSGPLRDIKELVREQGSNNVIVTSADREMLKLSLQEKLIGDLPQTPPGAVPDPSLPSTDSSERSPLAGDGAPWGGSSMVDTPMSPLLKGSLSQELSKSFLTLTRPDRALVRTSSRREQHRGASGYQPLDRRGSGEPTPQKAGSSDSCFSGTDRETLSSFKSEKTNSTHLDSPPGGQAPEGSDTDPPSEAELPASPDAGVPSDDTLRSFDTVIGAGTPPGPVEPLLVVRPKDLALLRPSKRRPPMRRHSPPGRAPRRSLLEGGGFFEDEDTSEGSELSPASSLRSQRRYSTDSSSSTSCYSPESSQGAAGGPRKRRAPHGAEEGTAVPPKRPYGTQRTPSTASAKTHARVLSMDGAGGDVLRAPLAGCKAELEAQVGVELAAGDPAVLTAEARSGPAANQPGWRGELPEEGAVGGATEETGKRDRSSSVRRTQAIRRRHNAGSNPTPPASVMGSPPSLQEAQRGRAASHSRALTLPSALHFASSLLLTRAGTNVHEACTFDDTSEGAVHYFYDESGVRRSYTFGLAGGGYENPVGQQGEQAANGAWDRHSHSSSFHSADVPEATGGLNLLQPRPVVLQGMQVRRVPLEIPEEQTLMEEAPPRAQHSYKYWLFPGRWTSVRYERLALLALLDRTRGVVENIFGVGLSSLVAFLGYLLLLKGFFTDIWVFQFCLVIASCQYSLLKSVQPDAASPMHGHNWVIAYSRPVYFCICCLLIWLLDALGSAQPFPPVSLYGLTLFSASFFFCARDVATVFTLCFPFVFLLGLLPQVNTCLMYLLEQIDMHGFGGTAATSPLTAVFSLARSLLAAALLYGFCLGAIKTPWPEQHVPVLFSVFCGLLVALSYHLSRQSSDPTVLWSLVRSKLFPELEERSLETARAEPPDPLPEKMRQSVREVLHSDLVMCVVIAVLTFAISASTVFIALKSVLGFVLYALAGAVGFFTHYLLPQLRKQLPWFCLSQPVLKPLEYSQYEVRGAAQVMWFEKLYAGLQCVEKYLIYPAVVLNALTVDAHTVVSHPDKFCLYCRALLMTVAGLKLLRSAFCCPPQQYLTLAFTVLLFHFDYPRLSQGFLLDYFLMSLLCSKLWDLLYKLRFVLTYIAPWQITWGSAFHAFAQPFAVPHSAMLFVQALLSGLFSTPLNPLLGSAVFIMSYARPLKFWERDYNTKRVDHSNTRLVTQLDRNPGADDNNLNSIFYEHLTRSLQHTLCGDLVLGRWGNYGPGDCFVLASDYLNALVHLIEVGNGLVTFQLRGLEFRGTYCQQREVEAITEGVEEDEGCCCCEPGHLPRVLSFNAAFGQRWLAWEVTASKYVLEGYSISDNNAASMLQVFDLRKILITYYVKSIIYYVSRSPKLEAWLSHEGIAAALRPVRAPGYADSDPTFSLSVDEDYDLRLSGLSLPSFCAVHLEWIQYCASRRGQPVDQDWNSPLVTLCFGLCVLGRRALGTASHSMSASLEPFLYGLHALFKGDFRITSPRDEWVFADMDLLHRVVAPGVRMALKLHQDHFTSPDEYEEPAALYDAIAANEERLVISHEGDPAWRSAILSNTPSLLALRHVMDDASDEYKIIMLNRRHLSFRVIKVNRECVRGLWAGQQQELVFLRNRNPERGSIQNAKQALRNMINSSCDQPLGYPIYVSPLTTSLAGSHPQLRALWGGPISLGAITRWLLRSWERLHKGCGAGCNSGGNVDDSDCGGGSGLTSLSANPPLAHPTPENTAGSGDQPLPPGPGWGPRPSLSSSGDGRPPALLQWPPPRLPGPPPASPVPTEGPRSSRPPGPGFGSEGPSGKWSLGGRKGLGGSDGEPASGSPKGGTPKSQVPLDLSLSPDGSSEASPPRAAQDISCLDSSAPESGTPTEAPADWPVPAEERESPAAQPLLEHQY; via the exons ATGGGGTCTCAGGTGTTGCAGATCCTGCGCCAGGGGGTGTGGGCCTCGCTCACCGGCGGTTGGTTCTTCGACCCGCATCAGAGCACCTTCTCCAACTGCTTTCACCTCTATGTCTGGATCTTCCTGCTCACCTTTCCCTTCTTGCTGTACATG GTCCTGCCCCCCAGCTTGATGGTGGCTGGCGTGTACTGCCTCGTGGTTGCTATCATCTTCACTACCATCAAGACTGTGAACTATCGACTGCATGCCATGTTCGACCAGGGAGAGATTGTGGAGAAGCGCAACTCGACCATGGGGGAGCAGGAAGAAGAGCCTGCCCAGGGGGACAGCAGTCTGCCCAG GGACCCTGGTGTGGAGATGACTGTGTTTCGGAAAGTGAGTTCCACACCCCCAGTGCGCTGCAGTTCTCAGCATTCCGTGTTTGGCTTCAACCAGGTCTCG GAATTATTGCCCCGGATGGAAGACTCTGGACCCCTCAGGG ATATCAAGGAGCTGGTGCGGGAGCAGGGCAGCAACAATGTGATAGTGACCTCTGCCGATCGAGAGATGCTGAAGCTCAGTTTACAGGAAAAATTAA TTGGAGACCTTCCCCAGACACCCCCAGGAGCTGTCCCAGACCCCTCTCTCCCCAGCACAGACTCTTCAGAACGTTCTCCCCTGGCTGGAGATGGAGCTCCTTGGGGTGGGAGCAGCATGGTTGACACTCCCATGAGCCCCTTACTGAAGGGGAGCCTTAGCCAGGAGCTAAGCAAGAGCTTTCTGACCCTGACCCGGCCTGACCGGGCTCTGGTGAGGACCAGCAGTCGAAGGGAACAACACCGAGGAGCCAGCGGCTACCAGCCCCTGGATCGGCGGGGCTCAGGTGAGCCCACACCCCAGAAAGCTGGCTCATCAGATTCCTGCTTCAGTGGCACTGACAGGGAAACGTTGAGCAGCTTCAAGAGCGAGAAGACCAACTCAACGCACCTGGACAGCCCCCCTGGTGGACAAGCCCCTGAGGGCAGTGACACAGATCCTCCCTCTGAGGCTGAGCTGCCTGCCTCACCTGATGCTGGCGTCCCCTCAGATGATACACTGCGTTCCTTTGACACAGTCATCGGAGCAGGGACACCACCAGGCCCAGTCGAGCCACTCCTGGTTGTACGGCCTAAGGACTTGGCCCTACTAAGGCCTAGCAAACGGCGGCCACCCATGCGAAGACACTCTCCACCTGGCCGTGCTCCTCGACGGTCCCTGCTTGAGGGCGGGGGCTTCTTCGAGGATGAAGACACCAGTGAGGGCAGCGAACTGAGCCCGGCCTCCAGTCTCCGATCACAGCGGCGCTACAGTACTGATAGCTCCTCATCTACTTCTTGCTACTCCCCTGAGAGCTCCCAGGGTGCAGCAGGGGGGCCTCGGAAGCGGCGGGCCCCTCATGGAGCTGAGGAGGGGACTGCTGTGCCCCCCAAAAGGCCCTATGGGACCCAGCGGACGCCCAGTACAGCCAGTGCTAAAACACATGCTCGTGTGCTAAGCATGGATGGGGCAGGGGGTGATGTCTTAAGGGCTCCCCTGGCCGGCTGCAAGGCTGAGCTGGAGGCCCAGGTGGGAGTGGAGCTCGCTGCTGGGGATCCTGCTGTGCTGACTGCTGAGGCCCGCAGTGGGCCTGCTGCCAACCAGCCAGGCTGGCGGGGGGAGCTGCCTGAGGAAGGTGCTGTTGGTGGAG CGACTGAGGAGACAGGCAAGCGGGACCGCTCAAGCAGTGTGAGGCGGACCCAAGCAATCCGGAGGCGCCACAACGCAGGCAGCAACCCCACCCCACCGGCCTCTGTCATGGGCTCGCCACCCAG CCTGCAGGAGGCTCAGCGGGGCCGGGCTGCCTCCCACTCCCGGGCGCTGACGCTGCCCTCCGCCCTGCACTTCGCCTCTTCACTACTGCTGACCCGGGCTGGCACCAACGTGCACGAGGCCTGTACTTTTGACGACACCTCTGAGGGTGCCGTGCACTATTTCTACGACGAGAGTG GTGTGCGACGTTCCTATACCTTCGGCCTGGCTGGAGGTGGCTATGAGAATCCAGTGGGGCAGCAGGGGGAGCAGGCAGCCAATGGAGCATG GGACCGCCACTCACATTCCTCCAGCTTCCACTCAGCTGATGTTCCTGAGGCAACAGGAGGCTTGAACCTGCTGCAGCCGAGGCCTGTGGTTCTTCAGGGTATGCAGGTGCGCCGGGTGCCGCTGGAGATCCCGGAG GAGCAGACACTGATGGAGGAGGCGCCACCCCGTGCCCAGCATAGCTACAAGTACTGGCTCTTTCCTGGCCGCTGGACCTCTGTGCGCTATGAGCGGCTTGCCCTGCTGGCTCTCCTGGACCG GACGCGGGGGGTGGTCGAGAACATCTTCGGCGTTGGGCTGAGCAGCCTGGTTGCTTTCCTGGGCTACCTGTTGCTGCTCAAGGGCTTCTTCACTGACATCTGGGTCTTCCAGTTCTGCCTGGTCATCGCCTCCTGTCAGTACTCCTTGCTCAAG AGTGTGCAGCCTGATGCGGCATCTCCCATGCAC GGCCACAACTGGGTGATCGCATACAGCCGGCCCGTCTACTTCTGCATCTGCTGCCTGCTCATCTGGCTGCTGGATGCCCTGGGCTCAGCACAGCCCTTCCCGCCCGTCTCCCTCTATGGCCTCACActcttctctgcctctttcttcttctgtgcCCGAGATGTGGCCACTG TGTTCACCTTATGCTTCCCTTTCGTCTTCCTCCTGGGCCTCCTGCCCCAGGTCAACACCTGCCTCATGTACCTGCTGGAGCAGATAGATATGCATGGCTTTGGGGGCACAG CTGCCACCAGCCCGCTCACTGCAGTCTTCAGTCTTGCTCGCAGCCTTCTGGCTGCTGCCCTTCTCTACGGCTTCTGCCTCGGGGCCATCAAG ACTCCTTGGCCAGAGCAGCACGTCCCTGTCCTCTTCTCAGTCTTCTGTGGCCTCCTGGTGGCGCTGTCCTACCATCTGAGCCGGCAGAGCAGCGACCCCACTGTGCTCTG GTCCCTGGTACGGAGCAAGCTCTTCCCTGAGCTAGAGGAGCGGAGCCTGGAGACGGCCCGAGCTGAGCCCCCAGACCCGCTACCAGAAAAAATGCGCCAGTCTGTG CGTGAGGTCCTGCACTCCGACCTGGTGATGTGTGTGGTGATTGCTGTGCTCACCTTCGCCATCAGCGCCAGCACCGTCTTCATTGCCCTAAAG TCGGTGCTGGGTTTTGTATTGTACGCGCTGGCCGGGGCAGTGGGCTTCTTCACACACTACCTGCTGCCACAGCTGCGCAAGCAGCTGCCCTGGTTCTGCCTCTCACAGCCCGTGCTGAAGCCACTGGAGTACAGCCAGTATGAAGTGCGCG GCGCTGCCCAAGTGATGTGGTTTGAGAAACTGTATGCTGGCCTGCAGTGTGTCGAGAAGTATCTCATCTACCCTGCCGTGGTGCTCAATGCTCTCACAGTGGATGCCCACACTGTTGTCAGCCACCCGGACAAATTCTGCCTCTA CTGCCGGGCACTGCTGATGACTGTGGCTGGTCTGAAGTTGTTGCGCTCGGCCTTTTGCTGCCCACCCCAGCAGTACCTGACCTTGGCCTTCACAGTCCTGCTCTTCCACTTTGACTACCCACGCCTCTCCCAGGGCTTTCTGCTGGACTACTTCCTCATGTCCCTGCTCTGCAGCAAA CTGTGGGACCTGCTGTACAAGCTGCGTTTTGTGCTGACCTACATCGCTCCCTGGCAAATCACCTGGGGCTCGGCCTTCCACGCCTTTGCCCAGCCCTTCGCAGTACCAC ACTCGGCCATGCTGTTTGTCCAGGCCCTGCTCTCAGGGCTCTTCTCCACACCCCTAAATCCTCTACTGGGCAGTGCAGTGTTCATCATGTCTTATGCAAGGCCTCTCAAGTTTTGGGAGCGTGACTACAA CACTAAGCGTGTGGATCATTCCAACACCCGCCTGGTGACGCAGCTGGACCGGAACCCTG GCGCTGATGACAACAACCTCAATTCCATCTTCTATGAGCACTTGACGCGCTCACTGCAGCACACGCTGTGTGGGGACCTGGTGCTGGGCCGCTGGGGCAACTATGGCCCTGGTGACTGCTTCGTCCTGGCTTCCGACTACCTCAATGCACTAGTGCACCTCATCGAGGTTGGCAATGGCCTTGTCACCTTCCAGCTGCGTGGCCTTGAGTTCCGGG GCACGTACTGCCAGCAGCGTGAGGTGGAGGCCATCACCGAAGGTGTAGAGGAGGATgagggctgctgctgctgtgagCCTGGCCATTTGCCACGGGTCCTGTCCTTCAATGCCGCCTTTGGGCAGCGCTGGCTGGCCTGGGAGGTGACGGCCAGTAAGTACGTGCTGGAGGGCTACAGCATTAGCGACAACAACGCCGCCTCCATGCTGCAGGTCTTTGACCTCCGCAAGATTCTCATCACCTACTATGTCAAG AGCATCATCTACTATGTGAGCCGCTCCCCAAAGCTGGAGGCCTGGCTGAGCCACGAGGGCATCGCAGCTGCTTTGCGGCCCGTTAGAGCCCCCGGCTATGCCGACTCAGATCCCACCTTTTCGCTGAGTGTGGATGAGGACTATGACCTTCGCCTTTCCGGCCTCTCGCTGCCTTCCTTCTGTGCTGTGCACCTCGAGTGGATCCAGTACTGCGCCTCCCGGCGTGGCCAG CCCGTGGACCAGGACTGGAACTCGCCGCTGGTCACGCTGTGTTTTGGCCTGTGTGTACTGGGCCGCCGAGCCCTGGGGACAGCCTCTCACAGCATGTCTGCCAG CCTGGAGCCCTTCCTCTATGGCCTACACGCTCTGTTCAAGGGGGACTTTCGCATCACCTCCCCACGTGATGAGTGGGTCTTTGCCGACATGGACCTGCTTCACCGTGTAGTGGCACCTGGGGTTCGCATGGCTCTCAAGCTTCACCAG GACCACTTCACATCCCCAGATGAATATGAGGAACCTGCGGCCTTGTATGATGCCATTGCAGCCAACGAGGAGCGGCTGGTCATTTCACATGAAGGTGACCCAGCCTGGCGTAgtgccatcctcagcaacacacccTCCCTGCTGGCACTGCGCCACGTCATGGACGATGCATCTGATGAGTACAAGATCATCATGCTAAACCGCCGCCACCTCAGCTTCCGAGTCATCAAG GTGAATCGCGAGTGCGTGCGTGGCCTGTGggctgggcagcagcaggagtTGGTGTTCCTGCGTAACCGCAACCCTGAGCGTGGCAGCATCCAGAACGCCAAGCAGGCACTCCGCAACATGATCAATTCCTCCTGTGACCAGCCACTGGGCTACCCCATCTATGTGTCACCCCTCACCACCTCACTGGCTGGCAGCCACCCCCAGCTGCGAGCGCTGTGGGGCGGCCCCATCAGCTTGGGCGCCATCACCCGCTGGCTCCTGCGCAGCTGGGAGAG GCTTCATAAGGGCTGTGGTGCTGGCTGCAATAGCGGTGGGAATGTGGATGACTCGGACTGTGGTGGGGGCAGCGGCCTGACTTCCCTCAGTGCTAATCCCCCCTTGGCACACCCGACGCCTGAGAATACAGCAG GCAGTGGCGACCaacccctcccaccaggccctGGCTGGGGGCCGCGGCCTTCCCTGAGCAGCTCTGGTGATGGACGCCCCCCTGCTCTATTGCAGTGGCCTCCCCCTCGGCTCCCTGGTCCACCCCCTGCCTCACCTGTTCCCACTGAGGGTCCCCGGTCCTCGCGGCCCCCTGGTCCTGGTTTCGGTTCTGAGGGGCCCAGTGGAAAGTGGAGCCTGGGGGGTCGGAAGGGTCTGGGAGGATCTGATGGAGAACCAGCCTCAGGGAGCCCCAAAGGAGGCACCCCCAAATCTCAG GTGCCTCTAGACCTCAGCCTCAGCCCGGATGGCAGCTCTGAGGCCTCACCCCCCAGAGCAGCACAGGATATTTCTTGCTTGGACAGCAGTGCTCCCGAGAGTGGTACACCCACTGAGGCCCCAGCTGACTGGCCTGTCCCTGCTGAGGAACGCGAAAGTCCGGCTGCCCAGCCATTGCTGGAGCACCAATACTGA